The Leopardus geoffroyi isolate Oge1 chromosome D3, O.geoffroyi_Oge1_pat1.0, whole genome shotgun sequence region CTGGGGGACGACGGGGCAGACGGAGGTGTGCCCTGGGCAGGGCCCCTGCTCGCGCTCCCTGGGTCATTCACTCGGCAGGGGTCTGCAGAGCGCCCGCGGTGTGCCAGGCCCCGTGGTTAGGCCCAGACTTGGTGGCCTGGAGCTCAAGAGGGCCGGGCTTTGCGGCCGCCTTGCGCCTGCTGTTTGCTGACTTCCTATAGCTGCCTGCAGACAGACCCTCCAATGTCCGTAGTGTCGACTGTGATGGGCATGCCACCCCCGGGCTCAGCTTTGCTGGGTAAAGGCGGGCCTCAGGGCTGGCTTGGGGGGGCTGCCCGATCCCAGGGCCCCCTGTACGGAGATGGGCCCACGGCCTTGTGGGTTCCCCGGGGGCACCCAGCTGGCGGTAGGGCTCGTGGCCAGATTCTTCGCAGCAGACTCTCCAGCGGGGTgggcgtcccccccccccccccccggaggagGGTCGTGGGGCCTGAAGAGCCTCCAGGAGCCTCTCAGACTCAGCCCACACTGTGCTggtctgggggggcggggggcggcgccTGGTAGCGAGTGCAACAGGTAGGGGGACGCGGGGCAGCCTGAGGTGGGCTCCCGCGGGTGGCGGGGAGTACCAGCCGGCCCTGCTTTCTCTGCAGGTGCACAGCCGGATGCGTCGCTGCCCCTCCACGTGCTCCCGCTCTACTCCCTGCTGGCCCCGGAGAAGCAGGCACAGGTAACTGTGGGCTCCTCCTGGCCTCTTGGGGACGCCTCCTAGGGGCACTGAGATAGGGGCAGGTCAGGCCCGGGGCTGTCCTCCTCAGCTGTTAAGTCAGCGCCCCCAGATGGGAGAGGGCGTTGGGATCTCCTTGGAGAACAGGAACGCGTCCCTGCATTTGCGCTGAGCGATGTCGCGGCCAGAGGCAAGGGGAGGGCTTGTCCACCTTGCCACCCGTGGGCCCCCCCGGCCTGGCCGATTTCTCTGGGGTCGAGAGCCCCACGTGTCTGTGCCACCAGCTCCTTCCTGATTCCGGTGTTTTGCGGCCTCTGCTCCCTGACAACCCCAGGTCTTCCAGCCTCCCCCGGAAGGGACACGGCTGTGCGTCGTGGCCACCAACGTGGCCGAGACGTCCCTCACCATCCCGGGCATCAAGTACGTGGTGGACTGTGGGAAAGTGAAGAGGCGTCACTATGACCGCGTCACTGGCGTGTCCTCCTTCCGAGTCACCTGGGTGTCACAGGCCTCAGCCGATCAGCGGGCGGGCCGAGCGGGCCGGACGGAGCCAGGCCACTGCTACAGGTGGGACTCCCCTGGCCTCTCCAGTGACGTTGGGGGTCCCTCTGCAGCAGCCACCACTGAGGAGCAAGGAAGGGGGCCCCCGCCCCAGTCTGCAGTGAGTGCCGTGTCCCCCTGGGGATGGTCCTCGGGGTGCCGTGCAAGCCCTTGTTGGCTCTCAAGCAGTCACTGCTTTCTTTATTCTGACCCTTAAGCGATAGTTATTTTTAgctgttttgttttcgttttatCTTGTTATGGCTTTGCGGAGGTACCGTTAACGTACCGGAACTTTGACAGTTTTGAAGCGTGCGCTTCTCTGGTATTGGGTGTTCTCAGAACCGTGCAGGTGTCCCCCAGTCCGTCCCAGATGCCGTCACCCCAAAAGAAGCCCCCATCCGTTAGGCGCTTTCCTCCCCTTCCCGTCCCCTTGCTCGGACTGGTGTTTCTGCTTCCCCTGGGTctctccctggggtgggggggttgggggggttgCTGGGTCACATAGTCACTCTTGCGCCTTCTGGGGCCCGTCAAGCGTCTCCCGCAGCGGCTGCCCCACTGTGACGTTCCCAGCAGCCGTGCTCGCAGGTTCCCATCTCCCCACATTCTCGCCAACGTTTGTTCCTTTCCGTTTTTTTAGACCTGCAAGTGTGCGTGGTCGCTCGCTGTGCACTTGCTTTGCGTTTCCCCGACGGCCTTGAGCGTCTTTTTGTGTGCTGTTGGCTATTTGTCTGTGTTCTTGGGAGAAGTGTTTGTTCggtttttttgcttatttctttaacggggttctttttcctttattgttgaGTCGTAAAAGTTCTTTACCTGATCTGTGTATTAGCTCCGTGTCAGAGGCGTCATTGGCGAATATCTTTCCCGTCTGTGTTTTGTTATGGTTATTCGATCACTTTATAGCTGGGTTTTTTGGGGTGTTTGACATTGTTTTAAATCACGagaaaaggggggcgcctgggtggcgcagttggttgggcgtccgacttcagccaggtcacgatctcgcggtccgtgagttcgagccccgcgtcgggctctgggctgatggctcggagcctggagcctgtttcggattctgtgtctccctctctctgcccctcccccattcgtgctctgtctctctctgtcccaaaaataaataaacgttgaaaaaaaaaattaaaaaaaaaaataataaaataaatcacaagaaaaggaaattgggaACCTGTGTAGAGAAAGCTAGTAAGGAGCGACAGTAGTCTCGGggactgtgtgccaggcaccggtCTCCCTGCATGTGTGGCTTCGGACATCTGTGCCCCAGCCCCAGTGAGTGCCCTGCTGGCTTGGCCTGTCCCgcgggagagggaaagaggcaggaggagggtCAGTGCCGGCCCTCGTAAGCGTCCTGGTTGAAATCCAGTGCCCGGTAGTTTGGTGGAgctgctcttttatttatttataaaatgatggtGTTCTCTCTGGTGCTTCCTCCCCCCCAGGCTCTATTCATCTGCGGTTTTCGGTGACTTTGAGCCGTTTCCTCCTCCTGAAATCACCCGGAGGCCGGTTGAAGACTTGATCCTTCAGATGAAAGCACTCAACATTGAAAAGGTCAGTGGCGGCCCCCGGCCCTGCCAGCACCCCgctgagcccccagcccccgctgagcccccagcccccgcaTGGGCCAGCTCCTGAGATGCAGGGGATCCAGGAGCGGAGCCCCGTGGTGCTGGCCCAGCCACCCGGAGCGCTCTCGTGGGACGCTGTGTCCACATGTGCCCACGCTGGGCCCTCCCACCTCTCGAGGCACTCTTCCCCCGGGGCTGCACCCCTGGAGCACCCGGGGGACGAGTGCCTGGGACGGAAGCCACACAGGGAAGGCCTGCCCACTGCACAGAGACCTGTCGCTGTCCTTGGGGCTCACAGAACGTTCTGTTGACACGGTCCTCACATGGCACCCGTCCGGGGGTCACCTGCCTTTCTGCTGCTCCACAAGGGgttgtgcagagagagagagaaagagacggagacccCGGACCCATTAGTCCTTTCCCGTTCCTTCCACCCTGACCCCCTGGGCAACCAGCTTTCTGTCCCCGTGGCTTTGTCCGTTTTGGACGTTTTGTATAAAAGGGATCGTTCTCATAAACGTCCTCGGGCGTCACCCACGCGGTGGCACGTGTCAGTACTTCGTTCCTCTGTACGGCTGAGTATCGCTCCGTCGTAGGGCCAGGCCGCGTCCTGTCTGTCCCGCTGTTGTCGGGCACCTGGGGCGTCTCCACCTCTGGCTGCTACGCACAGAGCCGCTGTGAACGCGGCCATGTACGGATTTGTTAGAACACTTGTTTTGAGTTGGTCGCGCTTTctcaggtgcccccatccccGATCCCGGtctgtctgtcccctccctcaccctTTTGCTGCTTGAGGACGTCTGCTCCCGTTCACTTAATGCGTTTGCTCTGGTTGAAGGGGCCCCGTGGAGGCGGAGCCCTTATctggtgctttctctgtctctgttgccAAGAACAGCCCCTGGGACGCACGAGGTGCTCAGTGGATGCACACGTGAGGTGCTCGGTCTGTGCTTTTGAGTCCGTGGGTTGTGTGAACGAAGGGGTCCCCCTGGCACACCGCGCTGGAGTGTGCTTGGGGCTACTTCCTGAGTGCCCGGGGCTGTGCGCAGTGTCCAGACAGGTGCGGGAGGTGCTGTCCCCTGCCAGGCCAGGCCCTGCTGCCCCTTGTGGCCACCATGTCTGCTTCTCCACGTCTCACCGCTGCCCCTGCTGTGTCTCCCGTGCCCAGGTCATCAACTTCCCCTTTCCAACCCCTCCCTCCTTGGAGGCCCTCGTCGCCGCCGAGGAGCTGCTGGTGGCGCTGGGTGCCCtgcaggcgccccagaagacagaaaggtaggcagggctgggggtggggggagcagcgAGCCCCGGGGCCGCTTAGCCGTGCCCCCCCACGCCCCGCCCACCGCACGCCTCCGTCCTCCAGGGTGAAGCAGCTGCAGAGGTCCCGGCTGAGCTGCCCCATCACCGCGCTGGGCAGGACCATGGCCACGTTCCCCGTGGCGCCCCGCTACGCCAAGATGCTGGCGCTGAGCAGACAACACGGCTGCCTGCCCTACGCCATCACCCTCGTGGCTGCCATGACGGTCCGGGAGCTGTTCGAGGAGCTGGACAGGTGGGCCTGCGGGGGCTGCCCTCTGGGGGGGGAGGTGACTGGCGTGTGGGGTGGCTTTGTGCTAACTCGGGGCCTCCCTGAGCTGGCAGCGCTCTGTCCCGGTTCCATCCTGGCAGAGCTCTGCCTTTGCAGAACTTCCGGGGCAGCGCAGACGTCGAAGGTCTGTTGTGTGACGAGCAGCCCGCCGGGGTTcagctctccctctgccacttccgggctgtgtggccttggggagacgacttcacctctctgtgaaGAGAGGGGGAAAGTGGGGATGAGGCCTTAATAACAGTTCAGCTGTCGTCAGGGTTAAAGTAGCAGacgcgaggggcgcctgggtggctcagtcagttaagcgtcgactccggctcaggtcatgatgttgtggtttgtgagttcgagccccgcgtcgggctctgggctgacggctcggagcctggagcctgcttcggattctgtgtctccctgtctctctgcccctcccctgctcgtgctctgtgtctgtctcaaaataaataaaaacatttaaaaaaataaagtagcgGACACGAGCAAAGCGCTCCAAACCGGGCCTGACGGGTGCCTTAACCTGCGTGTCCGCTCTTCAGGCCGGGGAGCCAGGAGGGTAATTCATCCAGGCCACGCTCGATGGTGGTCACAGCAGGGTTCAGGCTCTTGTCGCTTGTGAGCAGCTCGGCAACATGCGACGTCACTCCTTTGTTGGATCCTTTCTTTGTATCAGTCCCTAGACGCGGACTGGTCGGGTTAGGAAGCAGGCGTGTGTACCATCTCGTGGGCTGCTGGCAGTGAATTTTGATTCTGGGACCTCAGTTGTGTTTGGCGGCGGCCCCACCAGGCATTTCCTCTGCCCCTGCGCCTCCCAGCCTGCCCTGATTAACTAATGCGTTCCCTGCCCCTGTGGCCTGGAGGGCGGCTGGGCCAGTAACCCAGGTGGTACTTATGTTGGCAGACCGGCCACCAGTGACGAGGAGCTCGCCAGGCTGAAGGGCAAGCGGGCCCGGGTGGCCCAGATGAAAAGGGTCTGGGCCGGGCAAGGCGCCTCTCTCCAGCTCGGGGACGTCATGGTGCTGCTGGGTGCGTGCCCGGTGCGGCGTGGAGGGGTCGGGGGCAGGCCTGGGCGGGgttccggggtggggggaggggacaggcggGCGTTGGGTGGTGGTTAGGCTGGCCTGGGCGGCgttccgggggtgggggagaagggacaggcgggcctggggagggggctgggcgggCCTGGgcggcgcggggggggggggggggggcacagggtggggggggcggcgagGGGGGGTTaggtgggcctggggtgggggcaggctggcCTGGGCGGGGTTCGGGGGGGGGGTTGGTTAGGCTGGCCTGGGCggggttcgggggggggggggggttggttagGCTGGCCTGGGCGGGGTtccaggggggaggggacaggcgggcctggggtgggggggctaggTGGGCCTGGGCGGggttctggggggtgggggaaggggacaggcgGGCCTGGGCGGGGCAGCAAGCAAGCGCCCGCCTCCTCCGCAGGTGCCGTGGGAGCCTGTGAGTACTCCGGCTGCTCGCCCCAGTTCTGCGAGGCCAACGGGCTTCGCTACAAGGCCATGATGGAGATCCGGCGCCTGCGGGGCCAGCTGACCACCGCAggtaccacccccccccccccccacgccagcCTCCCGTTCTCAGGCAGCACGCGGCAGAGAACTTGACTGTTTTGAGGTTTCAAGTTGTTTTGGGCGACACCAGCCACGTACAGTCAATCCCCGTTACCCACGGATTCCACGTTTGCAAACCCACCTGCTTCCCGAGACTTTAACCCAAACCAGTACTGGGTGCTTCCCGGGCGTGCGTGCCAGCGGGGGGGGTAACGTGCACACTGGTTCCCATCAGGCTGTCTGTCCCTCGGTCTCCTCTTTTCCTTAGTGACATCCCTCTTGtcaccctctgccccccactgCTCACCATACCCCCTTCTCAGCGGCCCCTGTGCCCCCCCACAGTCTCACTCTGGGGCTCCCCACTCCTTGTTCCATGGCCAAGTGGAGAGCCCCTTTTTGCGAGTCGGGGAGCAGCCCCCCACTTTCTGCCCCTGGGCTGAGCCGGCAGAGACCAGACCTGTGTGAGGCCGCGTCGGGAGGCAGGGGCTCCAGGCACAGAGGCTGCCGGGCTTCTGTCTTCTGTCCTTGGGGCctgtttgtttcctatttttccccttttttctctttcttcacctcCAATGACATCCCGTTTTGCCGAAGGTTTTGTAGAGAAACAGGTTTACGGGGCAAATCTCAGAGCAGAAACAGTCCAGTCTGCGCCCACCTTCCTTCCTGGTCCTCATCCCCTGGTTCTCCACTCTGCCGCGTCCCCCCCGAGGTGCAGGGCCCGAAgcccccatcccctctctccccctgcaagGTACCCCCACAGCTTCAGACCCCCCTCCTCTGGTGCGGAAGCGTGAGGCCTCGCCTCGTGTCAGGCCTGCCtcagcagcaccccccccccccgcaggagCTTGAGAAGAGATGATCTCGCCCTACCGTGCACGCTTGGGGGGGTGACCCGTTCACGGGTCCCTTCCGGGCACGTGTGCTCTGACACAGAGCCCATCGGGGAAGTCGCGTGCAGGCCAAGCAGGGTCTCCCTTGGTGCCTCACTCAGATGCCCACTAAGGCACTGGGGTCTTGTCCTAAGGGGAGGAGGCCGTGGATTTGGGGCAGGCAGCTGGTTGTGTCCTGCTGAGGACACCCCGGCAACCTCGGTGGAGAAGAGCCCCGGCGAGTAGGTGACTGAGTCGGGAGCTTCACGCCGAGGGGCCTGGGGCCTTCCAGAAGGTCAGGGCGGAGGCAGCCCCGGGCCTCGCCGTCCCCACCACTGCCGTCCTCACACCCGGCTCTCCCTGCAGTCAATACCGTGTGCCCCGAGGCCGGGCTCTTCGTGGACCCCAAGATGCAGCCACCTTCCGAGAGCCAGGTGACCTACCTGCGGCAGATCGTGGTGGCCGGCCTGGGCGACCACCTGGCCCGCAGGGTCCAGAGCGAGGAGCTGCTGGACGACAAGTGGAAGAACGCCTACAAGGTCAGCCTCGGGAAGCGTGCGGGCGGGTCGCTGCGCCAGGCTGCCCtccgccctgccctccccacccccacccgtccCCCTCTGGGAAAGCCCCCGCCAAGGATCGGGGTGGGGTCACGGCGGGCTCCCATCTTCCTTTGGGCCTTGGCGTTGCCCCAGCTGCATTTTTGTAGCAGCTGAATTGAGAGAGAAATCACACACCGTACAATTCGCCATCCCGAGGTGTGCAGTCTGGAGGTGTTCAGTGTGTTCGCCCAGCGATGCAACCGTCCCCACAGCTGATTCCGGGACACGTTCGGCGTCCCCAAAAGACGCACGTGCCCGCTAGCAGTGGCCCTCGTTTTCTCCTGATCTCCCCACCCCTAACCCGCTCTGTGTCTCTGCCGGACTCTTGGTGCTGGCGGAGGCGACCGGTACGAGGCGCTTTGTGCCCTCTCTCGCTTGGCATCTCATCGTTCAGGTTCATCCGGGTGCTAGCACGGGTCGGTGCAGCATCCGCGGGGCGAATTCGCCATGCGCACGTCTGCGTGGACAGACGCACGGAGAGCCACGCCGGCGGCTGGCGGAACGCTCTCCTGTTCTCCGGGCTGAGCGTGGGATCCGGTTCACACGGGTCAGTCTCCGCTGCTGTGCGCGCGTCTCCTGGTCTCACGCCCGCTCGCCGTGTCTCCGCAGACGCCTCTCCTCGATGACCCCGTCTTCATCCACCCCAGTTCCGTCCTTTTCAGAGAACTCCCTGAATTTGTGGTCTACCAGGAAATCGTGGAGACGGCCAAGATGTACATGAAAGGTAGCCAGGCCGGTGGCCGGCCCCTCGCCTGGCCCACCGCGGCTCTGCTGAGCTGTGTCCGAGGGACCCTGTCGGGGGAGAACCCGGGAGGCCCTCCCGTGCGGAGGTGCCCGCTGCAACCCCGGCCCTTCTCTTCCTGGCCCGCAGGCGTCTCGGCCGTGGAGGTCCAGTGGATCCCAGCCCTGCTGCCTTCCTACTGCCAATTCGACAAGCCCCTGGAGACGCCGCCCCCTGCCTACTGCCCCGAGAAGGGGCGGGTCCAGTGCCACCGGGCCAGCGTGTTCTGTGAGTTGGGGCGACCTGCCACCGGTCCCGGTGGACACGTGGCCACACACCACGTGCCCTGGAAGCGTGTGGCGCGGGCAGTGTGGCCTCAGCCTTCGTCTTTGGTGGGTGGGCCCAAGGGCTCGGGGCCAGGACGAGGGGCCTGTGGGAACCCATCCCAATCTCTCGCTCACGGGCCCCTGCCCTCCAGACCGTGTCGGCTGGCCGCTCCCCGCGGTCCAGGTGGATTTTCCGGAGGGCATTGACTGCTACAAGCACTTCGCCCGGTTTCTGCTGGAAGGGCAGGTAGGCGGCCCGGCGGCTCCCCCGGCCCCTGGTGTCGTGGGCAGAAGGGGAGCCGGACCCCTCACCCTGTCCTGTGCTGTCTCCTCAGGTCTTCCCTGAGCTGGCCTCACACCGGGGCTGTTTGCTGTCCAGTCCTGGCACGATGCTAAAGACGTGGGCCAGGTACGGGCTTGCCCGGGAGCGTCGGGTGGCAAGGGGAGCGGGACTAGCACCCTGGGACAGCCGGGACAGTACACCGCCCACCAACCGAGAGGCTTAAAACGACAGAAATGTGTGTCTCGTGGCCGTGGAGGCCAGAGGTTGGAAGTCAAGGCGTCCTCAGGGCTGTGCTCCCTTTGAAGGCTCCGGTGGGgtccttcctgtctcttccagctcctggtgcGTCCAGGCGTTCCTTGGCCTGTGACCACATCGCCCCCGTGTCTGCCTCTGTTTGCACGTGGCTGGCCCTCTCggcctctgtggcttctcttctcataaggacaccagtcgtcGGATCTAGGGCCCGCCCCCAATCAGTACGACCTCCCCTTAAGTAATTGTACCCGCAAAGATTCTCTTCAAATAAGGTCACGGTCTGCGGTTTGGGGGAGACCCTGGTCAGCCCATCGTGAGGCTCCAGGTATCAGCAGGGAGCATCCTGGGGGCTGCCTGCCCACTGAGCACagacccacctccctcccatcAGCCTGCTCCTCCCTTCTGCTCTCTTCCTGCTCGTGGCCCCCACCGCCTTCCTAAGACTGGCGTCCCAGACGGCGCAGGGAGCCTGACACGTAGGAAGCAGGCAGGCGTGCGCACGCCCCGGCATTCCCGGGGACTCTGGGTAGGGGCAGGGGGCCGGGTGCCCCCTACCCCTCTGCCAGCCAAGTCACTCCCTCGGCAGACAGTTGTGAGcaccagctgtgtgccaggcacgttCGCGTGCTGGGGCACGGGCACAACCCCGCCCCCTGTGGGGATGTCGCAGTGCGGGGAGGCCAACACTGAGACCCAGCGTGACTAGTGCAGATGGCGGGTGGGGACCGGgcgacagagggacagagcagcaCGTTGGGGATGAGTATCTGCGGGGCTGGGGTTGGTCGGGGGGAGCCTGGCTGAGCAGATGGGGAGGAGGTGATGCTGGGAGCAGGGATGCGGAGGATGGTTCCAGGCGGGAGGAACAGCCCGCGTGGGAGTGAGGAGAGACAGGGTGCTGGATGAGGGTGTGAGAGGAGAGGCGGTCGGTGGGGCGCCAGGGTCTAGACCGTCCTCTCCGGCCAACACCGCCAGCACGACGGAGGGAGACCCTTCACCGGCCTCGGGTCAGGCTGGCCTGGCGGGAGCGCCTGCCCCTTCGCACAGCTTCCGGGCGGAGTGACGCCACAGCGTGTGTCTCCCACCTGCAGGCTGCAGCCCAGGACAGAGAGCCTCCTGAGAGCCCTCGCTGCCGAGCGCGCCAGCTGCCGAGACGCCTTGCTCGCCGCTTggaagaaaaaccccaaatgtgCGTTCCCCCGGGGCGAGTGACCCGTGGCCAGGGGGTTGGGAGCGGACAGGAGGGGACCCACCGAGGCAAGCCGGGGTCGGTGGGCGGATCTGCCCCAGCAGGCAGCCAGGTCCAGAGCCACCCTGACGCCGACCTCCCTGCTGCTTCCTGCAGACCTGCTGACCGAATACTGCCAGTGGCTCCCGCAGGCCATGCACGCCGACGTCGAGAAGGCCTGGCCCCCTGCCTGCGACCACTGACCTGAGGCCTGGCTGCAAGGCCAAGCACTTGTCTGGAGACCCAGGAGGCTGGCAGTGGCCACCCTGATGCGCGGGCTGCTCCCAGGAGGCGGGCCGAGCCCCCAGGAACCCTCTCTCCTCTCAGACACGGCATGTCTGGACACAGCTCGCTGCTGTCCTGGGCAGTCTGACGTGGGCGGCTTCTTAGAACTGTTTATTCCGTAGGGGGTAATGGTGTCTTCTCACACGCTGCTCTGTGGACTACATTAGTCCCTTGTGGGGCGGCAGCCTGGAGGGCAGAGCGGCGGGGAGCGGGAGGGTGCGCGCCGGCCCTTCCCAGCTGGCTGGGCGCTCCCTTGCCGGGTTTGGTGCTGTAATAAATCTCAGCCGTGAGAACCAACTGCGAGCGAGTCGAGTGAGTCTCTGAATGTGGGGGTGGTCGGAAACTAGTCTGGGTGGGGGCTCACCCAGGTGTTCACTGTGCCTGTAGGGGGTGTTGATTCCTTCCTTCAGCCGGATATTCGTCCTAAACCAGTTTGTGCTAATGCTGTGGTACAAATGCATAAATTCTAAAACGTAcgtatgtaaataaaataacagagatACACGTTTAATATTCCAGAATTACTCTCTCCATAGCTTGGCCACTAATCCCAGTGTACCCCCAAACCGGGAGGTCCCCCCCTACTCTCCCCACATTCCAGCCAGCTGCAAGTTGGGTGGGCTCTACCCCCAGAGTTTGTCCAGAGCCCCCTCGtgctccccagccccactccGGCACGCCCACATACACGCCCCCCAGTCCCTGAATCCCTAACAAGCCCCCACCAGCTCCTGCCTGCTCTCCCATTGTCCACCTGCTGGCTCAGGGCGTATTCTCCACGTGGTAGCCAGAGGGAGCCTTTTTACACCTAAATCTGAACATGCCATGCCACATCAGGCCTTCTAGAATCTTCGATGATAAAATTCAAGCCCCTTCTATAACCCTCATTCACCAAACTCCATGCACAGGACTTGCTTTCAGTGTCTTCAGACAGagctctcctccccctcccaaccTGGAGCCTTAGCACCTGTCATTTCCCCTGCTTAGCCAGGCCTCCTGACGGCTCTTGCATAGCAGCTTCCACACCCTCCCCCTCCAGTCTCCATCTTATCAGTATTACTGTCTTCCTAAAACTTACCCGCTACCGGATGAATGCTAGTCTCTAGAACTCAAACCTTGCTTGTCTTCTCCAAGGAATACTCAACTAACACTGTAcctgggcacacagtaggagctccGTGCATGTGCATCACCGGCATTAGGCGCTCAGGAGCCACTGACTAAACGGCCACTTGCAAAACCCTCCTTAGAAATCACAAGCCGATGACTAGAATAGAAGTGTAGAAACGCAGATTCCTGGGTCCACCGCCCACCTATTCGATCTGAGTCTccgcgggggaggggggttcccTGGGTAACCGCGTTTGGGACCAGGCCAGGGACGTTTCCTAGCGCTGCCGTCTCCATGGGGGCTTGTTTCCCAGACCCACTAATGCGGAGCATCTGGGTCACCTTCCCTGCTTTGCCTTCTGGTGGTGCGACGGCTTtcggacaaaaaaaaaaaaaaaaaaaaaggaaaaagtggagATGCCGGGGATTGAACCCGGGGCCTCATACATGCAAAGCATGCGCTCTACCACTGAGCTACATCCCCTACCCGTGAGCCCTTTTTTTCGGGGAATAGGGATATCGGAAGCCACATCTTCGCCTCGTGCCCACGTTTTTCTCCTTCCCGGATGCTTAGTATCCCATCGTTTCCGAGAGGTCCCTCCGCGCCTCGGGAGGCCCACTGGCCAGGCGCGCCCGGCGCTGCGTCTGTGACAATTCCGGCTGGGGATGGATGCGCGCGGTAGCAGGTCGGCGCTGTATCTATATGGACCGACCCAGAAAAGCGTTGTCACAACGTGTCCTCGTTAGTATAGTGGTGAGTATCCCCGCCTGTCACGCGGGAGACCGGGGTTCGATTCCCCGACGGGGAGGCTGGCAAACCGTTTTAAAAGCAGAAGAGGCTTTCCTTGGCTGAAGACACCCTGCGCACTGGGCCTAGTAACGCGCCCCTTAGGGCCCTGACAAAGATGAGCCAAGTCCTTGGAGTCAACTGCGCGGGAGAAGCACGCTACCCCATGCTGCCCTGTTACCTACATGAAATATACACAGACTGTCAGCGTGTTATTATTTCTACTTCTCATGGGCCTCACAGTAACAAGAGCCAATGATTTTATAGCTCTCACCACGCCCGGGGGCAATATTTACGGGTGTGGGCTCCTTCCGAGGCTGGCTGGGGCTATCTGGTCACCCAGGCCGGTGGGGAAGCAGCTCTGTAACCTGCCCAAGGTGGCGTCAATCACAGTCTGCTGGAGACACCGGTTACCTCTGGGGGGAAGGACTGCAGTAGGGTGGGAGTGACTCTCACCTTCCATTCTG contains the following coding sequences:
- the DHX37 gene encoding LOW QUALITY PROTEIN: probable ATP-dependent RNA helicase DHX37 (The sequence of the model RefSeq protein was modified relative to this genomic sequence to represent the inferred CDS: inserted 2 bases in 1 codon), yielding MGKLRRRYNVKGRQQATPGPSKGPPEPPPVLLELEDQGTLKGVDASNALVLPGKKKKKPKAPPLAKKEKKPLTKKERKMLQKILDQKEKKSQRAEMLQKLSEVQVSEAELRLFYTTSKLGTGNRMYHVKERSDEMEAQGQKISSLSGAHRKRXPREEAEDESSESSVESEPDEAPAAEPVEEAGAGPPPAPPGAGAGGPGSSGQPSLAATSSVPPAAAPTVARPPVKPAVFIPVNRSPEVQEERLKLPILAEEPVIMEAVAEHPIVIVCGETGSGKTTQVPQFLYEAGYASDDSIIGITEPRRVAAVAMSQRVAKEMNLSQRVVSYQIRYEGNVTEETRIKFMTDGVLLKEIQKDFLLRRYKVVLIDEAHERSVYTDILIGLLSRIVSLRAKRHLPLKLVIMSATLRVEDFTQNQRLFARPPPVIKVESRQFPVTVHFNKRTPLEDYSGECFRKVCKIHRMLPPGGILVFLTGQAEVHALCCRLRRAFPHARRRPPEKEDQEDSVEEVRKFKKSRTRARKARAATLPQISLDSYSVLPAGEGDEDREAEMDDDEEEAALGSDLDLDLGDDGADGGAQPDASLPLHVLPLYSLLAPEKQAQVFQPPPEGTRLCVVATNVAETSLTIPGIKYVVDCGKVKRRHYDRVTGVSSFRVTWVSQASADQRAGRAGRTEPGHCYRLYSSAVFGDFEPFPPPEITRRPVEDLILQMKALNIEKVINFPFPTPPSLEALVAAEELLVALGALQAPQKTERVKQLQRSRLSCPITALGRTMATFPVAPRYAKMLALSRQHGCLPYAITLVAAMTVRELFEELDRPATSDEELARLKGKRARVAQMKRVWAGQGASLQLGDVMVLLGAVGACEYSGCSPQFCEANGLRYKAMMEIRRLRGQLTTAVNTVCPEAGLFVDPKMQPPSESQVTYLRQIVVAGLGDHLARRVQSEELLDDKWKNAYKTPLLDDPVFIHPSSVLFRELPEFVVYQEIVETAKMYMKGVSAVEVQWIPALLPSYCQFDKPLETPPPAYCPEKGRVQCHRASVFYRVGWPLPAVQVDFPEGIDCYKHFARFLLEGQVFPELASHRGCLLSSPGTMLKTWARLQPRTESLLRALAAERASCRDALLAAWKKNPKYLLTEYCQWLPQAMHADVEKAWPPACDH